In Dehalococcoidia bacterium, one DNA window encodes the following:
- a CDS encoding MBL fold metallo-hydrolase, with the protein MQVSPNVRAVQVPDDNPMHPVYTTIYLVGKGQVLTIDSGEDQERYRWMLKGYLAATEKAEVALSGITHHHGDHSANLKWLRDQFKAEIYVQEKGEPLLQGRLPEDGVHIMRDGQVIDVGGGVRVMVLHTPGHSVDSVCYYLEDEGVLFSGDTMLGSTPTTVGDLFDYMASLERIRGLPNLKVICPGHGPLIQNPREYIDEYIQHRNERERQIIEVLKEGGEMTSWDIMLKIYTDIDQRLRRAADGNVRTHLRKLEKEGRIKSYEGVPKQRSEEEIKKAEEEEHERLEVIKKAEEYKEQARRRALFLQENPPTEQWEVPPKYELA; encoded by the coding sequence ATGCAGGTAAGCCCCAACGTCCGCGCTGTCCAGGTCCCCGACGACAATCCCATGCACCCCGTCTACACAACCATCTATCTGGTCGGGAAGGGTCAGGTCCTCACTATCGACTCTGGCGAAGACCAGGAGCGCTACCGCTGGATGCTCAAGGGGTACCTTGCGGCCACAGAGAAGGCGGAGGTCGCTCTCTCCGGCATTACACACCATCACGGAGACCACAGCGCGAACCTGAAGTGGCTGCGCGACCAGTTCAAGGCCGAGATCTACGTCCAGGAGAAAGGCGAGCCGCTCCTCCAGGGCCGCCTTCCCGAGGACGGAGTGCACATCATGCGTGACGGCCAGGTGATCGATGTCGGGGGCGGCGTGCGGGTGATGGTGCTGCACACGCCTGGCCACAGTGTCGATTCCGTCTGCTACTACCTGGAGGACGAGGGCGTGCTCTTTTCCGGCGACACCATGCTCGGGTCTACGCCTACCACCGTCGGCGACCTGTTCGATTACATGGCGAGCCTGGAGCGCATCCGCGGCCTGCCGAACCTGAAGGTCATTTGCCCCGGACACGGACCGCTGATCCAGAACCCCCGCGAGTACATCGACGAGTACATCCAGCACCGTAACGAGCGCGAGCGCCAGATAATCGAAGTCCTCAAAGAGGGCGGCGAGATGACGAGCTGGGACATCATGCTGAAGATCTACACGGACATCGACCAGCGCCTGCGCCGCGCCGCCGACGGCAACGTCCGCACGCATTTGCGCAAACTCGAGAAAGAGGGGCGCATCAAGTCATACGAAGGCGTCCCAAAGCAGCGCAGCGAGGAAGAGATCAAGAAGGCGGAAGAGGAAGAACACGAGCGCCTGGAAGTGATCAAGAAGGCGGAGGAGTACAAGGAGCAGGCCCGCCGGCGCGCCCTGTTCCTCCAGGAAAACCCCCCGACGGAGCAGTGGGAGGTCCCGCCGAAGTACGAGTTGGCCTAG